The Mauremys reevesii isolate NIE-2019 linkage group 13, ASM1616193v1, whole genome shotgun sequence genome contains a region encoding:
- the LOC120379962 gene encoding olfactory receptor 10A4-like produces MIYFENNPGENRTISDVFILVGFSNLKKLQIILFLVLLVTYLVALIGNLLVILLIKLNPSLHTPMYFFLVNLSFLEICYTSSVVPQLLIHLLAEQKTITIVGCAAQMYVITIMGLTQCCLLAVMAYDRYVAICHPLHYRTIMSGRACAQLVGASWIIGISVEVAQITWIFSLPFCGSNRIHHFFCDIPPVVKMACTDTSKNEIMVLTVSVLFIMGPFLLITVSYICIISTILKLPSAEGRRKAFSTCSSHLMVVTLFYGTALFTYLRPKSISTPESDQMISLVVTVVVPVLNPIIYTLRNKEVKGAFRKTVEKSIFSNNWRKQRMKNRLNGGGVSFHVLLYTNGVSRCLEELRKYHSTASDKHLYRPYS; encoded by the exons ATGATCTATTTTGAGAATAACCCAGGAGAGAACCGGACCATCTCTGATGTATTCATCCTGGTGGGGTTTTCAAACCTTAAGAAGCTGCAAATCATTCTCTTTCTGGTGCTTCTGGTCACCTACCTGGTTGCCCTGATAGGGAATCTCCTTGTTATCCTCCTTATAAAGCTAAACCCCTcactccacacccccatgtatttcttcctggtGAACCTGTCATTCTTGGAAATCTGCTACACCAGCAGTGTGGTCCCTCAGCTGCTGATTCACCTCTTGGCGGAGCAAAAGACCATCACCATTGTGGGCTGTGCTGCCCAGATGTACGTCATCACCATCATGGGCCTGACACAATGCTGCCTCCTAGCAGTCATGGCGTACGACCGCTATGTGGCCATATGTCACCCCCTGCACTACAGAACTATCATGAGTGGCCGGGCTTGTGCACAGCTCGTGGGTGCTTCATGGATCATCGGCATCTCAGTGGAAGTAGCTCAGATCACATGGATCTTCAGCCTGCCCTTCTGTGGCTCCAACCGCATCCACCACTTCTTCTGCGACATTCCACCAGTGGTGAAGATGGCATGCACAGACACATCCAAAAACGAGATTATGGTCCTGACCGTGTCAGTTTTGTTCATCATGGGCCCTTTTTTATTGATAACCGTGTCCTACATCTGCATTATCTCCACCATCCTCAAGCTCCCATCAGCAGAGGGAAGgcgtaaagccttctccacctgctcctctcacctcatggTGGTGACTTTGTTCTATGGAACGGCCCTTTTCACCTACCTGAGGCCCAAGTCTATCTCCACCCCAGAGAGTGACCAAATGATTTCCCTTGTGGTCACAGTTGTGGTACCCGTGTTGAACCCCATAATATACACTCTGAGGAACAAAGAGGTGAAGGGAGCCTTTAGAAAAACAGTTGAGAAGAGCATTTTTTCAAACAATTGGAGAAAACAGAGAATGAAAAATAGACTTA atgGTGGGGGTGTTA